In a genomic window of Halobiforma lacisalsi AJ5:
- a CDS encoding DUF7344 domain-containing protein, translated as MAPALDGHDDRDDSQDRGSNGADGSTLPVDAVFDVLASSRRRAVIGHFLERSSADEVPIDDLVDAVARADESNRDAVEIDLRHHHLPALADYGIVALEWTNDRVRYRESPAVERCLEVAADSRLEST; from the coding sequence ATGGCTCCCGCGCTCGACGGCCACGACGACCGCGACGACTCCCAGGATCGAGGCTCGAACGGCGCGGATGGGTCGACGCTTCCGGTAGACGCGGTGTTCGACGTGCTTGCGTCCTCGAGGCGGCGTGCGGTGATCGGGCACTTCCTCGAGCGATCGAGCGCGGACGAGGTACCGATCGACGACCTCGTCGATGCCGTCGCTCGGGCGGACGAGTCGAACCGCGACGCCGTCGAAATAGATCTTCGACACCACCATCTGCCCGCGCTGGCCGATTACGGGATCGTCGCGCTCGAGTGGACGAACGACCGGGTTCGCTACCGGGAGTCACCGGCCGTCGAACGGTGTCTCGAGGTGGCCGCGGATTCGCGGTTGGAGTCGACGTAA
- a CDS encoding HalOD1 output domain-containing protein — MEQGLSPSMAVVRTVASHEGVDPVELSPPLHAAIDTDALDAFFRTEPCDCDAANGRAVGSTPVVEFSYRNHRIRVEDPGAVEILDGDDRPGSSTSPDSNHN; from the coding sequence CCGAGCATGGCCGTCGTTCGGACGGTTGCCTCCCACGAAGGCGTCGACCCGGTAGAGCTGTCGCCGCCGCTGCACGCTGCGATCGATACCGACGCACTCGACGCGTTCTTTCGTACCGAACCCTGCGACTGCGACGCCGCGAACGGACGCGCCGTCGGGTCCACTCCTGTGGTCGAGTTCAGTTACCGGAACCATCGAATCCGCGTCGAGGACCCCGGCGCCGTCGAGATTTTAGACGGCGACGACCGCCCTGGCTCTTCGACGTCTCCCGATAGCAACCACAACTAA